GCACCACCAGGTCCGGCCCCACCGCGCGAGCGGCGTCGATGAGCGCGCCCAGCCGCTCCCAGTCCGGCGCGTGGAGGGGGCTGCCCAGCCGCGTCACCGGCACCCCGGCGGGCGGCGCCCCCACGAGGTGGTTGATGTCATACGTCACGGCGGCGATGCCCATCCGCACCCCGTCCACCTCCAGGGCGGCCACCGCGTCCTCGGGCCGGGGGCCTCCCACGCAGCGGTGCTGGGAGGAGGCCAGCACCGTCCCCCGGGTCCGCTCCAGCCCTTCGGCGCCCTGGTCGAGCGCGTGGTTGTTGCAGAGGGAGAAGACGCGGTGGCGCGCCGCGCCCTCCCAGGCCGCGAGGTAGTCCGGCGGAGCGTTGTAGTGGAGCGTCTCGTAGACGAGCCGGGGCACGGGCCGCGCCGGGTCCACCGGCGTCTCCAGGTTGGCGAAGGCCACCGCGTCATTCGCCATCACCTCCCGGACGCCAGGAGAGAGGGCGCGGTGGAAGCCGCTGCGAATCCACATCATGTCGCCCACGGCGCTCAGCCGGAGCTCTGGCGCGCCCTCGTGCCGCCAGCTCCCCGAGGCGAGGTGCCGGGCGACTCGCGCGAAGTGCTCCCCGGTTTCGGCCGAGCGCGGCTGTGGCAGGTGCAGGAGGCTCTTGGTGATGTAGCGCAGGTTGAGGTCCCACCGGGACAGCGGCCAGCGGCCGTCCTCGTAGCGGAGGTCCGCGTACAGCCGGCGCAGGGCGTTCATGGGCGCTTTCGCTCCAGGGTGACGAGTCGCACGTCCTCCTCCACCACCATGGGGCCGGCCAGGAGGGCCCGCCACATGACGTGGAGGTAGCTGTCGAAGACGGGGGCCCCGCGCGCGAGCAGACCGGGGCGCAGGCGCGCGTGCAGCCGCGCGAGGTTGTAGCCGGGCACCCGCGGGTAGAGGTGGTGGTCCAGGTGGTGGTTGAGGCCGTTCCACAGGAAGGTGACGAGCCGGGTGCTGCGCACCGTCGTCGCGGTGTGGAAGCGGTCGCCGCGCCAGACGTTGGCGTGGTGGTCGGAGATGGACTTGAGCCCGTTGAGGGGGCTGGCGAAGAGCACCGGCACAAGCCAGCACTCCACCGCGCTCCCGAGGAGTCCGTGGCCCGCCAGGAGCCAGAAGAGCAGCGCGTAGAAGGCCCCGTAGCCGAGCAGCACCCGCGCATGGCGGCGCAGGCGGGCGGCGTCGAAGTGCTGCACCGGGTAGAGGACGTTGAAGTAGACGAGGCTGAGCGGCAGGCCCAGCAGCACGGTGGCGTAGAAGAGTGCCCACAGTCCGGGCGAGCGGCGGCCCGCGTTGTAGGCGTCAGGGTCCTTCTCCGTGCGGTTCCAGCGGTGGTGCGCGAGGTGGTCGTGCCGCATCGGCTCGTAGGCGATGCCCACGAGCAGGCTGAGCCCGTTGCCGAAGAGGCGGTTCTGCCAGGGCCTCGGGAAGAGGGTGTCGTGCCACGCGTCGTGGTCAAGCTGGATGAGCCCCATGACGCCCTGGGCCGCCAGCAGCCACAGGGGCAGCTTCAGCCAGAAGCCGCTGACGTGCGCGAGCCCCACGCCGGCCAGCCCCCACACGCCCAGGTGGAGGGCCGCCATGCCCAGCGCCCGCGCGGGGCGGATGCGCAGCAGTTCCACCCACTCGTCGCGGGAGGGGCCCGGCCCGGCGGGGGCAGCGGGTGAAGCCAGGACGGGGGCGAGGGCGGGCTGCATGGGGCCTTTAGAGGTAACGGGGGACGCGCTGGCGGTAGCGCGCGTAGGCCTCGCCGAGGCGGGCGGAGAGGTAGCGCTCCTCCTGGAGCACCAGCCCGTGGAACAGCCCCCCCAGCACCGCGCACGCCCCGAGCGTCACCAGCGACGGAGCCCAGAGCGAGGCGCCCACGAGGTACAGGTAGGAGAAGATGTAGATGGGGTTGCGCGAGCAGCGGTGGAGCCCTCTCTCGTGCAGCACGGGCGGGGCCTCCCCCGCGTCCACGCCGATGCGGAACGCCGCGCCCATGCCGTACTGCGCCGCCAGCATGCCCACCAGCCCGAGCACGCCCAGCGCCCAGCCCACCTCCGGCGGAAGGGCCAGCAGGGGCCGGCCCCAGGGCAGCTCGGACCAGCGCGGCCAGAGCGCCGCCGCCACCACCGAGCCCGCCCACACCAGCGAGACGCCGCTGATGCGCCGCGTGAGGCGCGTGTGGGCGGAGTCGGCCCTGGTGCTCCGGTAGGCCAGCGGGCCGCGGCCGAAACGCAGGCGGTAGACGAGGCTTGCGCCCAGGTGCCCCAGCAGCAGGTGCAGCGAGATGAAGCCCAGGTAGAGCGCGGGCGCGTCGCGAAGCCCCTTCATGGTCCCACCACCTCCGCCGCAAGCCCGAAGCCCGAGGACGCCCAGCCCGCGAGCTGCTCGGTGAAGTCGCGCAGCTCGCCCCGGGTCCACAGTCCCTCGAATGTCGCCGTGTTGATGTTGAGCGTGTCGCCAAAGCCCAGGCCCGTCGCGCCCCAGGTGGCCGTGTGGCTGCGCAGGGAGTGGATGCGGAAGGGCGCGTCCACGAAGTGCTTGTCGAGCCGCCCCAGGTAGGTCGCCACCAGCGTGTTGGTGCGGGGCTCGGCCACCAGCCCGGGGCGCGCGTTGCGCCGCAGCACGGGCCCCGGGGCGAGCCGCGCCACCGCCATGCACTCCAGCGCCGTCGTCCAGTGCACGCCCTCGTCGAGCACGCGCCGCAGCGCCTCGCGCACCAGCGCCGCCAGGGCGGGCGCGTCCGCCAGCCGGGCGCGGACCTCCCGCAGGGGAAGCTCCAGCGGCACCGTCGAGCAGCCGTTGCCCAGCATCCGCCCCAGCCCCAGCATGCGCCGCAGGTCCACCGGCACCCGCAGGCGGATGAGCCCGTCCTTCGTGGGCTCGCGCAGCGCGACGCCCGCCAGCAGCGCGGCGAAGAAGACCTCCGAGGCCTGGACGTCCGTGCGGCCCGCCGGGAGTGTCAGGCGCGCCGTCGCCATCAACGAGCGGCCCGCGGTGTCTCCACTGCGGCGCAGGCCCAGGCCCCGCTGCGCGAGGAGCCGGCGGCGGGGGCTTACGAGGCCCAGCACCCGGCCCGGCCCGCGCAGCGCCGCGAGCAGCACCTTGCCATCCGTCAGCGTCGAGGGGCCCAGCGGGGGCGACTGGGACGCGCGCCCCGCGCAGTGCAGCCAGAGCCGCTCCAGCAGGTGGGCGAGCGCCTTGGCGTCCCCAATCGCGTGGTGGAGCTGGATGGCGAAGAGCCACGGGCCCGGCGCGCCATCCGACAGGGGGCGGAGGTGCAGCCGCAGCGGCACGTCCCTCGCGAGGTCCACCCGGGTGTTGATGATCCGCGTCACCGCCTCGGGCTCGTCCAGCGGCTCGGCGCCTTCCAGCAGGGCCGCGTCCACCGCCTCGTCCGTGCGCGGCGCGGGCACCCACGCCCCGCGCGCGTCGTCCCAGGCCACGTTGAGGCGCTCGCTCTCGCGCACCAGGGCGCGCAAGGCCCCGCGCAGCCGCGCCACGTCGGGCCGCGCGTCGATGCGCAGCAGCACCGTGGCCCAGATGGTGGCCACCTCGCCGTCCAGCCGCGCGAGGAGCGTGTCTACGAAGTTCGCGCGCATCGCTCCACCCATCCGCTCCACAGGGCCCGGGCCGCCTCGCCGTCCAGCCGCGCCCGCCCCACCGCCTCGCGCGCCCGCTCCGGCGCCGGCAGGTGCTGGAAGACGATGTCGTCGGGCGCGTCCAGGCGCGGGCGGAGGCCCGTCGGCAGGTAGCCCGCCGCGAGGAGCACGGGCGTGGCCTCGGCCACCCGCTGGGGTTCGCCCATGGACAGGTGGACCAGGTCCACGCGCGCCCGCGAGGACGGGAGCGCCGTGGCCCCCTGCCCTTCCCCGGCAGGCCCCACCAGCTCCCGCCGTTCGAGCCGCAGGGATTCGTTCCAGTCGAGCGGGCGCGGCACGAGGCCCCCGGCGCGAGGGCGGCGCTCCAGCGGCGTCAGCTCCACCGTCCCCGGCAGGCCCGAGGCGGCGAGGATGGACGCGAGCCACTCCCCCCACGGCCCCGCGGGCAGGAAGCGCCGGCGCGGAGGCAGCGGCGCGAGCACCGTCGTCATCGCCAGCGCCTGCATCGGCAGGCCCGAGCCCTCCACCCCCACCAGCGTCTCCCCCTCCGTGTAGTCGACGATGAGGCCCACCGGCACGGCCCGCATGAAGCGCGACGCGTAGCGCTGCGCCATGAGGTGCAGCGTGGACGTCTGCTGGTGCAGGAAGCCCACGCGCGCGTTGAGCAGCTCTCGCCTGAGCAGCTCCAGGAGGTGGCTCCACAGCCGCTCGTGCTCGGAGCGGTCCATGGCGGTGCGCCGGCTGGACAGGGCCACGGAGAGCCCCGAGTCCAGCGAGTCCCGCCCCGGCTTGCACCACAGCCCCGTGTGCCAGAGGAGCGTGCCCCGGGCGTCGAACTCCCCCAGGCTGAGCAGCGCGCCGGCCCTCCAGAGCCGCGAGGCCCCTCCAGGCTCATGGAGGAAGCGGTAGGAGTAGCTCCCGGCGTAGCGCGCGTGGAGCAGCTCGCGCAGCGCGGGCTCATCGGGCTCCGCCAGCCAGCGGGTGTGCTCGCTGGGCTGGGCGGCGCGAAGGCCGTCAAAAGGGGTGGCGGCGCGTTCCCGGCACATGGAGCGTCAGCAATGCACCAACAGGGCCAGCCGGGAAGCCCTCCTCCTTCCGAGGGGATGGGTCCGGCCGCCGCCCCGCGCGCCCATCGGGTGTGCAGCCCGCTACACGCAGGTGGAGTACCCGGCTGCACAGGCGGCAAGCGCCTGCCCGGGAGCGTACGCACCACCACGGAACGGCACTCCTTGCGGACGACGCCCGCGCGCTCCCGGTGCACCCGCCGTCTTCCGAGGCAAGCCCGGAAGTCCGCACCTTGAAGTCAGGCGGGGAATCGTCAACATTGGCGGCCCATCCGCGTGCGTCCGGGCCCCCCGGTTCCGGCGGACGCCCTCGCGAGACCTCCATGCTCGACCGCCCGATGTACCTGAAGCCCGATGTCGCCATCGAGCCGCTGTTCAACCAGTGGTACGTCTGGTGGTACCTCATCTCCCCCGCCACGGCGCCGCTGTTCGTCTCCCGCCTGCACCTGAAGCTGATGCAGTCGTTCGTCGCGAACCCGGACGTGCACGTGGCCGCGCTGCAGAACCCGGCGCTGATGGGCGGCCCCTTCATCAACCACCCCGTGTCGCGCGTGAACGAGGTGAAGGCGCTGCTCGACCGCACCACCCGCGAGCAGGCGGACATGCTGGCCTACACCAAGGCCGTGTCGGACCTGGAGCAGCTCCTGGCCAGCTCCAAGGGCGAGTCCCTGGAGCCGCTCTACGCCAAGGTGCCGGACATGCTCCGCGGCTTCGTGGAGCTGCACTACGACCTGGCCCACCGCGCCAACGCCCGCATCATGGAGCCGCTGCTCTACCGCAGCAGCCTCTACAAGGAATCCGCGCAGAGCATCTCGCTGATGCGCGTGGCCGGTGACGCGCGCAAGTACGTCTTCAGCACCCCGCGCCTGGAGGGCGACTCCCCCCTCTGGCTCCAGGTGCCCTACCGGCACGAGGGCATCGACGCCCTCTTCCGCATGCGCCACACGCCGGGCAGCCCCGGTCAGGTGGCGGAGATGCTGGGCGTGCCGTCCTCCGCCGCGGAGGCCTTCGCGGACCTCTTCACGGAGACCGCCCCGCGCAAGCCCGAGCCGTACACGGGCTCCGGCGTGCGCGTGCGCTACTTCGGCCACGCGTGCGTGCTGATGGAGACGCGGGAGGTGTCCGTCCTCACCGACCCCGTCATCAGCTACGAGTTCCCCACGGACCAGCGCCGCTTCACCCACGCGGACCTGCCGGAGAAGATCGACTACGTCCTGATCACCCACGGCCACGCGGACCACCTGATGATGGAGACGCTGCTGCAACTGCGTCACCGCATCGGGACCATCGTCGTGCCCCGCTCGAACGCGTACTCGCTGGCGGACCCCTCGCTGCGCCTGGTGCTGGAGAAGACGGGCTTCAAGAACGTCATCGAGATCGACGACCTGCAGGAGATTCAAATCCCCGGCGGGTCGCTGATGGGCATCCCCTTCATCGGCGAGCACAGCGACCTGGCGGTGCAGGCGAAGACGGCGCACCTGGTGCGGCTGGCCGGCCGCTCGCTGCTGATGGCCGCGGACTCCAACGCGCTGGAGCCGCGCATGTACCAGCACCTGTCGGAGCTGGTGGGCCCGCTGGACGCGCTCTACCTGGGCATGGAGTGCGAGGGCGGCCCGATGAGCTGGATGTACGGCCCGCTGCTCAGCCAGCCCCTGCCGCGCAAGATGGACCAGTCGCGGCGGCTCAACGGCTCCGACAGCGCCCGCGCCACGGAGATCCTCAATCACCTGAACCCGAAAGAGGTCTTCATCTACGCCATGGGCCAGGAGCCCTGGCTGCGCCACGTGATGGTGCTCCAGTACGACGAGACCGCGCCCCAGATGATCGAATCCAACAAGTTCATCGAGGTCTGCAAGGGCCGCAGCATCCCCGCCGCGCGGCCCTTCCTGAGCATGGAGCGCATCCTGGAGTAGCCGCGCGCCCACGCCCGGTGGCGCCCCCTCCTCGGATGAGGCAGGGCGCCCCGGGGGAGCGCGTCACGTCTTGGGCCAGGTGAAGCGGAACGCCGCTCCCTCGCCCGGCACGGAGTCCACCCAGGCCCGGCCGCCGCGGGTTTCGATGATCTTCCGCACCACGGACAGCCCGATGCCGGTGCCCTCGACCTTGTCGCGGCTCTCCAGCGTCTGGAAGATGCCCCAGATGCGCTCGTGGAACTCCGGTGCGATGCCCGGGCCGTTGTCCGCGACGGTGAACTCGTACTGCTCCCCCGCGTCCCGCCACGTCACCTGGATGCGCGGATCCGGCCGGTGCAGGCGGGTGAACTTGAGCGCGTTCCCGATGAGGTTCAGGAACACCTGCTGCAGCTTCACGCGCTCGGCGCTCACCGTGGGCGAGCCCGGCTGCACCTTCACCTCCGCTTCGGGCGGCGGGGCCAGCAACTCCACCACCTCCTTGAGCAGGGCGCCTGTGTCCACGGCGGCCGGATCACTCAGCTTGCCCGCGCGGGAATAGGTGAGGATGCCGTCGATGAGCGCCTCCATGCGGTGCACGCGGCCGTGCAGGAGCGTGATGAACTCACGCGCCTCGACGGTGAGGTTGGAGCCCAGCTCCTCCTTGAGCCACTCCGCCAGGTTGGCGATGCCGCGCAGCGGCGCCTTGAGGTCGTGCGAGGCCACGTAGGCGAACTGATCCAGCTCGCGGTTGGACTGCTCCAGCGCCTGGGTGAGCCGCACCAGCTCCCGCGTCCGCTCCTCCGCCTGCTGGCGGGAGCGCACCATGTCGGTGACCTCCACCGCATGGGTCATGACGCCGAAGGTCTCCCCGTCCTCGTCGATGAGCGGCTGGTAGACGAAGTTGAAGTACGCGTCGTCCACCCGGCCGAAGCGCGCGACCCGCACGGGCACCTCGTTCCCGACGAAGGGCTGCTTCGTGGCGTACACCTGGTCGTAGAGCTCGAAGAGGCCCTGGCCCGCCAGGTCCGGGAACGCGTCCGGGATGGTCTTCCCCACCAGGGGGCGGTTGCCCGTCATCTGATCGTAGCCCGGGTTGACCACCTGGATGACGTGCTGGGGCCCGCGGGCCACCATGATGGAGGCGGGCGCCTGCATGAAGACCTGGGTCAGCCGGTTGCGCTCCAGCTCCAGCTGCTGCTCCAGGCGGTGCTGCTGGGTGATGTCACGCAGGGTGAGCACCACGCCCAGATGGACGCGGGTGTCGGTGTACACCGGGACGGCGCTGCCCTGGACGCGCTGCCTGTGGCCGTCGGACGTGTGGATGTTCCACACCTCGTTGAGGACGCGCTCCCCCCGCCCCGCCCGCGCCGGGGGCAGCTCGTCGGCGGAGAGCGGCGTGCCGTCCACCCGCTCCTGTCGGAAGCCCTGGGCGGCGAAGGGCTCGCCCACGCGCAGGCCCGGGTAGAGCGTCCGGGCCATCTCGTTGATGAAGCTGACGCGGCCCGCGGTGTCGAAGGTGATCACCGCGTCGGCGATGTGGCCCAGCATCGCGACGCGCTCGGCCGCCAGCGCTTCGATGCTCCTGCGCGCCAGCACCTGCTCCGTGGTCTCCACCGCGTGCGCCATGATGCCGAACACGCTTCCGCTCGCGTCCTTGAGCGGCTGGTAGACGAAGTCCACGTAGACGTCCTCCACCGCCCCGGTGCCCTTGCGGTCCAGGCGGACCAGTGCGTCGTGCGCGATGTAGGGCTTGCCGGTGGACCTCACGTTGTCCAGCAGCTGCAGGAAGCCCTGATCCCCGATCTCGGGCAGGGCCTCGCGCAGGGGCTTGCCGATCAGGTCCCGGTTGCCTGTCAGCTGCTGGTACAGCGGGTTGGAGACGGTGAAGCAGTGCTCGGGCCCCTCCAGCACGGCGATGACGGCCGGGGCCTGCATGAAGACCTCGTACAGGCGCTCGCGCTCCGCCCGCGCCTCCGCCAGCGCGCGGTCGCGCTCGTTGCGCGCCCGGACCTCCCGGGTCACGTCGAAGATGGAGACGAGGACGCCGCCCACGGCGCCCGTCTCGTCGCGGACCGGGCTGTAGCAGAGCGTGAGGAAGTACTCCTCCGGGTAGCCGTGCGGCGCGAGCGGGTACATCCGCTCCTCGTACGTGACCGTCTCCCCGTTGAAGATGCGCGGGTAGATGGTCTCGTTGATGTGCCACACCTCCGGCCAGCACTCCTTGTTGCCCTGCCCCAGGCCCCCGGGGTGCTTGGTGCCCATGAGCAGGCGGTAGCCGTCGTTGTAGAACTGGTAGAGCTGTGGCCCCCACAGGACGATGAGCGGGAACTGCGAGCCCAGCACCATGCTCACCGCGGTCTTGAGGCTCTGGGGCCAGCCGTCCACGGGGCCCAGCGGATGCGCGCTCCAGTCCTTCGCCCGGCACAGCGCGCCCAGCTCTCCGCCATCGGGGAAGACCCGGGCCGCTGCGTCGGTTGCTGGCTTCCACTGCACGGTCATGTCAGGGCATCTCCACGAGGGTCCAGTA
This DNA window, taken from Corallococcus coralloides DSM 2259, encodes the following:
- a CDS encoding fatty acid desaturase family protein, encoding MQPALAPVLASPAAPAGPGPSRDEWVELLRIRPARALGMAALHLGVWGLAGVGLAHVSGFWLKLPLWLLAAQGVMGLIQLDHDAWHDTLFPRPWQNRLFGNGLSLLVGIAYEPMRHDHLAHHRWNRTEKDPDAYNAGRRSPGLWALFYATVLLGLPLSLVYFNVLYPVQHFDAARLRRHARVLLGYGAFYALLFWLLAGHGLLGSAVECWLVPVLFASPLNGLKSISDHHANVWRGDRFHTATTVRSTRLVTFLWNGLNHHLDHHLYPRVPGYNLARLHARLRPGLLARGAPVFDSYLHVMWRALLAGPMVVEEDVRLVTLERKRP
- a CDS encoding PAS domain-containing sensor histidine kinase, whose protein sequence is MTVQWKPATDAAARVFPDGGELGALCRAKDWSAHPLGPVDGWPQSLKTAVSMVLGSQFPLIVLWGPQLYQFYNDGYRLLMGTKHPGGLGQGNKECWPEVWHINETIYPRIFNGETVTYEERMYPLAPHGYPEEYFLTLCYSPVRDETGAVGGVLVSIFDVTREVRARNERDRALAEARAERERLYEVFMQAPAVIAVLEGPEHCFTVSNPLYQQLTGNRDLIGKPLREALPEIGDQGFLQLLDNVRSTGKPYIAHDALVRLDRKGTGAVEDVYVDFVYQPLKDASGSVFGIMAHAVETTEQVLARRSIEALAAERVAMLGHIADAVITFDTAGRVSFINEMARTLYPGLRVGEPFAAQGFRQERVDGTPLSADELPPARAGRGERVLNEVWNIHTSDGHRQRVQGSAVPVYTDTRVHLGVVLTLRDITQQHRLEQQLELERNRLTQVFMQAPASIMVARGPQHVIQVVNPGYDQMTGNRPLVGKTIPDAFPDLAGQGLFELYDQVYATKQPFVGNEVPVRVARFGRVDDAYFNFVYQPLIDEDGETFGVMTHAVEVTDMVRSRQQAEERTRELVRLTQALEQSNRELDQFAYVASHDLKAPLRGIANLAEWLKEELGSNLTVEAREFITLLHGRVHRMEALIDGILTYSRAGKLSDPAAVDTGALLKEVVELLAPPPEAEVKVQPGSPTVSAERVKLQQVFLNLIGNALKFTRLHRPDPRIQVTWRDAGEQYEFTVADNGPGIAPEFHERIWGIFQTLESRDKVEGTGIGLSVVRKIIETRGGRAWVDSVPGEGAAFRFTWPKT
- a CDS encoding CapA family protein, translated to MNALRRLYADLRYEDGRWPLSRWDLNLRYITKSLLHLPQPRSAETGEHFARVARHLASGSWRHEGAPELRLSAVGDMMWIRSGFHRALSPGVREVMANDAVAFANLETPVDPARPVPRLVYETLHYNAPPDYLAAWEGAARHRVFSLCNNHALDQGAEGLERTRGTVLASSQHRCVGGPRPEDAVAALEVDGVRMGIAAVTYDINHLVGAPPAGVPVTRLGSPLHAPDWERLGALIDAARAVGPDLVVLMPHWGFEYEYWPEALQREHAWRLIERGADLLLGSSPHVLQPVEWVSIDGADATCPTQVRRGGPARMGLIAYSLGNFLSIMPTLACQTGAVLKLALARDARGVLQPVDLRAVPTACGRGLGGEGLLDAGVVRLDELPPQRAAPHLAHARRTLGALLSDRRD
- a CDS encoding methyltransferase family protein — protein: MKGLRDAPALYLGFISLHLLLGHLGASLVYRLRFGRGPLAYRSTRADSAHTRLTRRISGVSLVWAGSVVAAALWPRWSELPWGRPLLALPPEVGWALGVLGLVGMLAAQYGMGAAFRIGVDAGEAPPVLHERGLHRCSRNPIYIFSYLYLVGASLWAPSLVTLGACAVLGGLFHGLVLQEERYLSARLGEAYARYRQRVPRYL
- a CDS encoding MBL fold metallo-hydrolase, whose product is MLDRPMYLKPDVAIEPLFNQWYVWWYLISPATAPLFVSRLHLKLMQSFVANPDVHVAALQNPALMGGPFINHPVSRVNEVKALLDRTTREQADMLAYTKAVSDLEQLLASSKGESLEPLYAKVPDMLRGFVELHYDLAHRANARIMEPLLYRSSLYKESAQSISLMRVAGDARKYVFSTPRLEGDSPLWLQVPYRHEGIDALFRMRHTPGSPGQVAEMLGVPSSAAEAFADLFTETAPRKPEPYTGSGVRVRYFGHACVLMETREVSVLTDPVISYEFPTDQRRFTHADLPEKIDYVLITHGHADHLMMETLLQLRHRIGTIVVPRSNAYSLADPSLRLVLEKTGFKNVIEIDDLQEIQIPGGSLMGIPFIGEHSDLAVQAKTAHLVRLAGRSLLMAADSNALEPRMYQHLSELVGPLDALYLGMECEGGPMSWMYGPLLSQPLPRKMDQSRRLNGSDSARATEILNHLNPKEVFIYAMGQEPWLRHVMVLQYDETAPQMIESNKFIEVCKGRSIPAARPFLSMERILE